A single region of the Pseudomonas sp. B21-023 genome encodes:
- a CDS encoding methyl-accepting chemotaxis protein, whose amino-acid sequence MALPLLAGAAAIAGNQLLPDLPAQGLTLALFAGVGLWAQSRMRRHLRRIVQVADSTFSDPVAALTYSDLPGAAGQLELILISEEARLKTALTRLSDLAAQMAGAAQDAGRLSRSTESALLEQRAETDLTATAMTQMAASIGEVAGHVQLTAEQAQTAHLLAGQGSQVADATGAAIQSLAGTVGQINQAVNDLAGQTGAIAEAAGMIRAIAEQTNLLALNAAIEAARAGEQGRGFAVVADEVRALADKTRQSTLHIQSIIDSLRGGAEQAVSIASEGIEGAQQGVTQVALTQEALQGIRHAVQRISDMSQQMAAASHEQSSVAEDVSRQINGVAGTVQQSARRANAAAVRGAELEQVCAGLRALVERFNR is encoded by the coding sequence ATGGCGCTGCCACTGCTGGCCGGAGCCGCGGCCATCGCCGGCAACCAGCTGCTGCCCGACCTGCCTGCCCAAGGCTTGACCCTGGCGCTGTTCGCTGGCGTCGGCCTGTGGGCGCAAAGCCGCATGAGGCGCCACTTGCGGCGTATCGTCCAGGTGGCGGACAGCACCTTCAGCGACCCGGTCGCGGCCTTGACCTACAGTGATCTGCCGGGCGCTGCCGGGCAGCTGGAGCTGATCCTGATCAGCGAGGAGGCGCGCCTGAAGACCGCGCTGACTCGCCTGAGCGACCTCGCCGCGCAGATGGCCGGCGCCGCCCAGGATGCCGGGCGGCTATCGCGCAGCACCGAATCGGCGTTACTCGAACAGCGCGCCGAGACCGACCTGACCGCCACCGCCATGACTCAGATGGCCGCCTCGATCGGCGAAGTCGCGGGCCACGTGCAACTCACCGCCGAGCAGGCGCAGACCGCGCACCTGCTGGCCGGGCAGGGCAGCCAGGTGGCCGACGCCACGGGGGCGGCGATCCAGAGCCTGGCCGGCACGGTCGGGCAGATCAACCAGGCGGTCAACGACCTCGCCGGTCAGACCGGTGCCATCGCCGAGGCGGCCGGGATGATCCGTGCCATCGCCGAGCAGACCAACCTGCTGGCGCTCAACGCCGCCATCGAAGCCGCCCGTGCCGGCGAGCAGGGCCGCGGCTTTGCGGTGGTCGCCGATGAAGTACGTGCCCTGGCCGACAAGACCCGCCAATCCACGCTGCATATCCAGTCGATCATCGACAGTTTGCGCGGTGGCGCCGAGCAGGCGGTGAGCATCGCCAGCGAGGGTATCGAGGGTGCGCAACAGGGTGTGACCCAGGTCGCCCTGACCCAGGAAGCTTTGCAAGGCATCCGCCACGCCGTGCAGCGCATCAGCGATATGAGCCAGCAGATGGCCGCAGCCTCGCACGAGCAATCCAGTGTCGCCGAGGATGTCTCGCGGCAGATCAACGGGGTGGCTGGCACGGTCCAGCAGAGCGCGCGCCGCGCCAATGCCGCTGCCGTGCGTGGCGCGGAGCTCGAGCAGGTGTGCGCTGGGTTGCGTGCCTTGGTGGAGCGCTTCAACCGCTAG
- a CDS encoding bifunctional diguanylate cyclase/phosphodiesterase, whose translation MDDNYRAAVDAAAIFSETDLRGCITYVNQQFCSISGYSREELLGANHRILNSGLHEPTFFLEMWRALAAGRVWKGEICNRAKDGSLYWVDSTMVPLIDPHTGKVRKYVSIRFDVTEKRQLLHTLQWRVGHDVLTGLPNRAYLSDLLNQALAFSRRESIPLAVCMLDLDGFKAVNDGYGHATGDLLLVEVAQRLQNILRGGDAVARLSGDEFVLILRHIEGPQQLDAALRRILQALAAPYTVREHPLSLSASIGVTLFPQDDEDADTLVRHADQAMYVAKQRGRNRYHLFDVSQELELKATHQTVARVRQALRQGELCLYYQPKVNMRSGQVIGFEALLRWMHPSKGPVPPGEFLPFVEQTDLIVELGEWVIDQALTQLQQWQLSGRDWSLSVNIAARQLQRGDFAQRLERLLARHPGVSPGRLDLEIVESVAIDNLPRVGRCLDACRALGVRFSLDDFGTGYSSLSYLKRLPAQTIKIDKSFVRDILHDHDDLALTGAVIGLARAFGREVVAEGVESVEHGRLLMELGCELAQGYGIARPMSVEAVEQWVLDYRQPQAWR comes from the coding sequence ATGGACGACAATTACCGCGCGGCCGTCGATGCGGCCGCGATCTTTTCCGAAACCGACCTGCGCGGTTGCATCACCTACGTCAACCAGCAGTTCTGTAGCATTTCCGGCTACAGCCGCGAGGAACTGCTGGGGGCCAACCACCGCATCCTCAATTCCGGGCTGCACGAACCGACCTTCTTCCTCGAGATGTGGCGCGCCCTGGCCGCTGGCCGGGTGTGGAAGGGCGAGATCTGCAACCGTGCCAAGGACGGCTCGCTGTACTGGGTGGACAGCACCATGGTGCCGCTGATCGACCCGCACACCGGCAAGGTGCGCAAGTACGTGTCGATCCGCTTCGACGTCACCGAGAAGCGCCAGTTGCTGCACACCCTGCAGTGGCGTGTGGGGCACGACGTGCTGACCGGCCTGCCCAACCGTGCCTATCTGTCCGACCTGCTCAACCAGGCCCTGGCGTTCTCCCGGCGCGAAAGCATCCCCCTGGCTGTCTGCATGCTCGACCTCGATGGCTTCAAGGCGGTCAACGATGGCTATGGCCATGCCACTGGCGACCTGCTGCTGGTGGAGGTCGCCCAGCGCCTGCAGAACATCCTGCGTGGCGGTGATGCGGTGGCGCGGCTGTCGGGGGACGAGTTCGTGCTGATCCTGCGGCATATCGAAGGCCCGCAGCAGCTCGACGCCGCGTTACGACGCATCCTCCAGGCGCTGGCTGCGCCTTACACGGTTCGCGAGCACCCGTTGAGCCTGAGCGCGAGCATTGGCGTCACCCTGTTCCCGCAGGACGACGAGGATGCCGACACCCTGGTGCGCCACGCCGACCAGGCGATGTACGTGGCCAAGCAGCGCGGGCGCAACCGCTACCACCTGTTCGACGTGTCCCAGGAGCTCGAGCTCAAGGCCACCCACCAGACCGTGGCACGGGTGCGCCAGGCCCTGCGCCAGGGTGAGCTGTGCCTGTACTACCAGCCGAAGGTGAACATGCGCAGCGGTCAGGTGATCGGTTTCGAGGCGTTGCTGCGCTGGATGCACCCCTCCAAGGGGCCGGTGCCGCCGGGGGAGTTCCTGCCCTTCGTGGAGCAGACCGACCTGATCGTCGAGCTGGGCGAATGGGTCATCGACCAGGCGTTGACCCAGCTGCAGCAGTGGCAGCTGTCCGGGCGCGATTGGTCACTGAGCGTCAACATCGCCGCCCGCCAGTTGCAGCGCGGCGACTTCGCCCAACGGCTGGAGCGGTTGCTGGCGCGCCATCCCGGAGTGTCGCCAGGGCGCCTGGACCTGGAGATCGTCGAGTCGGTGGCAATCGACAACCTGCCGCGAGTCGGCCGCTGCCTGGATGCCTGCCGAGCACTGGGCGTGCGTTTCTCCCTGGATGACTTCGGTACCGGCTATTCCTCGCTGAGCTACCTCAAGCGCTTACCGGCGCAGACCATCAAGATCGACAAGTCCTTCGTGCGCGACATCCTGCATGACCATGACGACCTGGCCCTGACCGGTGCGGTGATCGGGCTTGCGCGGGCGTTTGGCCGGGAGGTGGTGGCCGAGGGCGTTGAGAGTGTCGAGCACGGGCGGCTGCTGATGGAGCTGGGCTGCGAGCTGGCCCAGGGCTACGGCATCGCCCGGCCGATGTCGGTGGAGGCGGTGGAGCAGTGGGTGCTTGACTATCGGCAGCCACAGGCGTGGCGCTGA